In Mangifera indica cultivar Alphonso chromosome 7, CATAS_Mindica_2.1, whole genome shotgun sequence, the genomic window CTCTTAATCATTGACCATACCTTTTCAAGATGGCCCTTTGAAACACACATACAGCAATTTTTAGTGTAAATTACTTAGTCTATaccaaaactaaattatttccCATTTTTATAGATGTCTATTTTCCCAAAGAAGAAGGTTAAAGAGATATATTGGTGTACATATCCTAATGAAAATATTGATGTTATATCAATATGCCTATGAgtcatttatatgaaaaaagaatatgtgttgaattgatttgaataagttaATGGATGTTACTGATAAGatcatccaaaattttatatcaaaatcaattttatttataaataataaaattttagaaattgaaAAGGGACATTCTTTCTATAATTTTCATTGAAGTCACAAAATTTGGGGTGGTTTTCATTTACCCACTCAATTATGACCATTAAATCACTAattaattttaccttttaataatcataaaatcaccccattttgttttcaatattaaatgaccatcatcaacaaatttaatatgatattaataacaaaattcttttaatatatatccttttttagtaaaaaattgatatataaagtTGAAAAAATGATTCGTAAGATTTAAGaggtattcttttattaaataatattatattatatatataaataaggacaattaattaaaatagacaccaAATTCGTCGTCTAAACTTTTTTTGGTAAGATTTctcaacttttacctttttaagcaaatgacatttttcattccaaaaatactcaTAATCCTATTTCTTTCATTTACAGTAGTTTTCACAgattaattttctcttatatttcagagtataccgattaagcttaatttttctgtaatgagtaaaatttaaagatgaaaaatagattaattttagatataacaattgatatttatatacttttatacatTTACAAAATGAGGGACATAACCAATATAGGATGTGTGGGTTGTGCAAGGTGAGAAACAGTGTGCGTCTCTTCGAAACGATACGAAAATGAGTGAAAGGGTGGATATTTTCTCAAAACAATGCATTTTTTTCGAGTAGATACGaaaatgtaaaggggtgcgtgaaagggtgcgagtGCATAGAAGGGTGTGGGCGCGGGTGCATGGAAGGGTGTGACActtttgaaagggtgcgtgaacgAGTGTGGCAACGTTGAAGGGGTGTAGGTGCATGAAAGGGTGTGGGGGCGTGAAGGGGTACGACAATGCTGAAGAGGTGCATAAAAAAGTGCGGGtatgtgaaaatgtgaaagggtgcataaaagtataaaaaggtgagtaaaaatataaacaggtgcgtaataataataatattaatataatataatatatataatattatatattatattattaatatgttacatattatataaaaaagggGTGCGTAGAATCCATTGCATTCCCCCGCAcccttttatatattatataaaaaatatattatatattataataatatattatatataaaaagtgcATAGAAATGCAAAGGGATCCACACcctttcatatatttaaaaaatatataatatattatattattaataatatatatatatatatatatatatatatatatatatatatatatataatattataatatatattttttatgttgtcacgcaccccttttataatctatgcactatttttatattttttgcatctgtttatattttcacgcacccgtttgtattttcacgcacctttttttattttcacggacctttttgtatttttacacacccgtttatatttttatgcacctgtttgtatttttatgcacccatttgtatttttatacatccatttgtattttcaagccctcgtttgtatttttatacacctgtttgtattttcacgcagctgtttgtatttttacgcacagtttgtatttttatacactcgttttgtattttcatacacccgttttatatttttatgtaactGCTTGTATTTTTACGCCctctagtttatatttttatacacccgtttgtattttcacacaccaatttgtatttttacgtaACCCTTCAGCTTTgctgcaccctttcacgcacctctTCAGAGGTTGATGCACCATTTTCAGAAGGTGACACACCCTTTTAAGATTTCACGTACCCCTTTATGCATGCACACACCCCTTAAGAGAATGATGCATCCTTTTACGATTTCACGCACTCCTTCAGAATTGAAGCACCTTTTTACGATTTCACGCAGTCTTTTACGATTTTACGCATCCCTTTACGATTTCACGCACCTCTTCGGAGTTGACGCATGcccttcatattttcacgcaccaGTTCAGACTTTCACGCACATTTTCACACTTTTATGTACCCCTTTATACTTTCGTACATTTTTGCATCCGCTTGAAAAAATGCATCgttttatgttcatcattttgtaaaggtataaagatatataaatatcaattattacataatcaattaatttatttttcatctgtaAATCTGATttattacagaaaaattaagcttaatccgtatactttgaaatataaaagcTTAATCTGTAAAAACTAttgtaaatgaaaagaaataggatgaaagatatttttggaatgaaaaatactATTTGCTTAAAACGGTAAGAAATCTTACCGAAAAAGTTTTAGGTGGCAAATTtggtgcctattttaattaattttcctataaATAAAGTGATAATATCCAACTAAgagatttaaaaataagaaaacaaaccaaattattaattacaaattattaatttagtttatacagataaatttgtataatttattatacatataattttattcttttaaattaagattattttactcaaaactCTATAATAATCCTTCTCATAACAATTttcagaaataaaatataatatttatgataaaatgttaataaaaaaactaaaatgttaaaaattaaaatgtcatctGTTTTGAATTCAGATACATTTTCTATGATTAACTCtagtaattacaattatcaAAGCATTTATGGTTATAGTAATCTTGAGtgaaataatataacaataaaaaataaaatattaatatcataaaaatatatttttgtttgatgtgATGTGAAAACTGCCCTTCTACAAAAACTGTGAATAGTTCATAGTAGCTAATTCACAGTAGCTTGTTAGCTTTCTTGGTTAAAATATGTTTCACTAGCCATAAATTAGTGATAATTGGTGAAGAAGTTGAAAGTAAATCAAACAAGCTAATGCTCATaagggggagagagagagttttAAGTCTTTAAGATTTCCAAATTTCAATCCAAAATCCAAGCTTGAGTTTTACTATGATGTAATGTCATGAAACGAAATGTAAAATACCAAAAATTGCAATGTATTGTTGTTTTGTAAGGCATCTGAACTCACCACCTACCGCTGATAACTCcatctcttcttctccttttatTATGCCCACCACCACGCCTTGTCAATAAACTCACCaacatttttctcatttctttggattttcattctctctcttttgtACCTTCAAAACCCTTTTTCtcgtttttaattttttagtgtcTTTTTGGAGGGTGGTCAAGGCTGGTGCAGGAAAGCTCTTTCTCAGCTTAGATTTACCCTCACATTTGCTTCTTAACCCTTTTCCAACTTGCAAAATCATATCTTTTGGGTATTTAACTGCCTTTTTTTTGTCACTTTGGTTGAattgttttctcctttttccCAAATGGGTTTATTGGTTTTGAGATCTGGGGTAAAGATTTTAAGGATCTGAACTTTGAAGGGTCTTGTTGTGAATTTTATCCCAGGAACGTAAGATTCTGTTTTAAGTTGCTTTGTTTGCCTTTTTTGTTGTTGCTCGTTGACAGCTTACTtgtttttttttgctttatttgtttCTGATTTTCAGTTATATTCTGCTGTAACATCCGTTTATTTGGGAATTGAGATGATGCTTAAGTTTACGTTTTTATGTTGATGTATGTGCCTTCTAGTTCTGTTAGCTTTTGTGTAGGAAAGGTGGAATGATTAGAAAGACTTTAGCGTGAACCTCAATTTGAGATTGTAAATCAATGAAATTGCATTTTGTTTAGAACGACATCAGTGAGAACCttaatttgagatttttgaattaatgaaaCTGCATTTTGTTTATCATTGTGTGTACTGTATAGGTCGTTTGTGGACATCTGAATAGATCCAGAATGGCCAGTGATCTTAACGCTGAATTGTCCAAGAAAATTGGTGTTCTTGGTCTTAAGGTCTGGGAAGTAATTGGGATTTCTGTTGCATTATTCATCATAATTATCCTCTCTGTATTGTCGTTTTGTTTAACGTCGCGGAAGAAATCAAGAAGAGCTATAAACAACCATCCTATTAGCCAAATACCAGCTGTTTCCAAGGAAATTAAGGAGGTTAGGGTGGAGCAAGTATCGACAAGTGATTTTGTCCCTCGTGATGGTATTCTTCTTACAATTCATGACAAATTGAGTGACAAGGAGTCGGATAAGGTTTTGGTTCATCTGGGTATGGGGAAGGGGAAGAATGGAGATAATAGCAGTCAGTCAGGTTCATTTCGTCACTTAGATAAAGATGGAGGGTCTCAATCAGGTGAAGATTCAGGCACTTACAGTGTTTACAAGCCTTCTTCTTCATATCCCATTACAGCCCCTTCTCCTCTAGTTGGCCTACCTGAGTTTTCTCATTTGGGTTGGGGTCACTGGTTTACATTGAGGGATCTTGAGCTTGCAACAAATCGATTTTCAAAGGATAATGTCCTTGGTGAGGGTGGATATGGAGTTGTTTATAGGGGGAATTTGATTAATGGCAGTCCAGTGGCAGTGAAGAAGATCCTTAACAACTTGTGAGTCTTGAAACTTTTACCATCAGTTCCTAACTTTAATAAATtagcttcttctttttcttcttctccctgTGAATTATTCCTTAATTGAATTCTTTAAGTTCTTCACTTCAGGGGCCAAGCAGAGAAAGAATTTAGAGTTGAAGTTGAGGCCATAGGACATGTGCGCCACAAGAATTTGGTTCGGCTTCTGGGGTACTGCATAGAAGGGACACATAGGTATGTTTTACTTTTACCATGTGTTGTTATCCCCCTTAAAATACAGATTTCCAGCAAAATGATCTATTTTAattactaataattaatttgttaattggaAAATGTGAAggaattttcttcttccttttttttttattattattatttttttgttttatcaaatcattATCTACTGAGCGAGTATAAAAGCTGCTGCTTCCATTTTTGGTAACATTGATCTCAGGATTTTGGTTTATGAGTATGTCAACAATGGAAACTTAGAACAGTGGCTTCATGGAGCTATGCGTCAACATGGATATCTTACTTGGGAGGCTCGTATAAAGGTTCTCCTAGGCACTGCTAAAGCGTAAGCCATTTCACTAACACCAGTTTTTCATGTTCTAGTTCTTGTTTGACATGATATATGTGTTGCAGTCTTGCCTATCTGCATGAGGCCATCGAGCCAAAAGTGGTTCACCGAGACATTAAATCAAGCAACATATTGATTGATGATGACTTCAATGCTAAGGTTTCTGATTTTGGCCTGGCTAAGTTACTGGGTGCTGGGAAAAGCCATGTCACAACTCGAGTTATGGGGACTTTTGGGTAAGAAATTTTCCAAATGCAGAATTCCTTTGTCAataatgttttgtttctttctcatAAGCACCTGTACTTTTCCTTTTATGCAATGTTACAGATATGTTGCTCCTGAGTATGCAAATACTGGCCTATTGAATGAAAAAAGTGATGTTTATAGCTTTGGGGTTTTACTCTTGGAAGCAATTACTGGAAGAGATCCTGTGGACTATGGTCGCCCTGCCCATGAGGTGTGTAATTTCATGTATATGCATAATTGATCAAGTTCTAGTCATCTAATGTGACTTAAGTTGACTgatagtttttatataattctacAATATTGTTTGTTGATATCATATGAATGACATCTATTACAACCTTTTGATCTCTCATGTCTCAAATTTTAACgatcataattttaattgggTTAGTGATAGttctaaatttgaataattgttGGGATACATATAACTCTAACTCTAATATCATTTACATACATGCGATGTGAAAAGTTTAACTGTTTTTTATCCCCTGCAATATTTGGAAGGTCACTGGGCATCATCCAGAATTTATACCTTCTTGATAGGCAATTCATTTGCCAGATATCTAGAGCCTCCTGACTTCCGGAAAAACAATCTGGCTAAAACCTGCAGTATGACTTCTACTCTGTTGACTTTTGCTTGAGCCTGGCCCTCTTTTGATACCACTTCGGGCTAAAATCTATTGTCTATGGCAAGTCCAATGTCTAAACTGtagttatcatattttttcttattgttgAAATCTTAATTAGATGGAACTATCTTTTAACAGAGTAAATTAGTCAAATTATTAAACCGCCAGTGTTTCATGTCGTTCTTGATCCCAACTTCAAGTTCCCTCAGTCACTAGAGGCAAGCATTATATGATTCATTGGCCAAGCGTTTCGTGCTCCACTGGCTGTGAAGGAAATACTTATACCTACCTATAAAACATAGGCACACCAAATATGCAtgaagtttttgttttactagGTTGATATTGAGCCTctataaagaaaaaacaaataaaagcgtttatatttttgtaaccAGGTGGTTCTAAAGGACACTTATTAAGTTCTCACTAAAATTATCTGAAAAACTGATGTAAGCTGGCCTGACTTTGTGATTATCTGAAGTTGCTTCACATGGTTCATCAggaacaaattttattttcctgtTACTTTTCCTCTTGTTAAAATGTGCATGCATTTTTCTGTCACTTCTGCTGGTGAATCAACTTGTATGATTATTGCTATGAATCAGTCTTCTCTGCCATTTAAAGTTAAGCGGGGCCACTTTCTCCTTTTTCAGAGATATATTTTTGCTGCATATGGGGTTATTATGCTTCTAAACTTATCAAATGCTTATGACTATAAGTTTCCTTTTTGTTCATTCATGTGCTTCATGAGCAACTGATGCTTATGATTTATTTCAAGTTTCCTTTTTGGTATATTCATGTGCGCATGAGAAACTAAtgtttatcatttattaaatagAATAGTACTAGCAAAAGGACAATTTGCAATTGATGGAGGcagaaaaaaagtttaaatatattacttaGCTTGCATTTAACAAGagaatttctttcttcattttcaaaacattaaatGATACAAGTAATTTTAACGCCGGAGacataatgttttaaatagaataccaaacataaattaaatgaaaaattttaacatattataaactaagctattttaaaagtaaacaatggaaaattttctttttcagggCATTGTTAAACACTCGCAAGCAGAAAACATTTCTCTTATTCCAAGCAGTGGAATACTGTTAACCATTTTATGCatcctttttttaattctaatcgTTGTATACTTTTGTTCTTGTCCttttcttaaagtttgaaaacttataaatacCATTCATACAAACATTGTAGACATGCTGTTGTAGcacaaaatgaataaaaataacaattactgCATTTTATAATGCTTGCAGGTAAATCTGGTTGATTGGCTAAAAATGATGGTTGGAAGCAGGCGGTCTGAAGAAGTCGTAGACCCAAACATTGCGGTTAGGCCATCGACAAGAGCCCTAAAGCGTGCCCTTTTGACTGCATTGCGATGTGTTGATCCAGATTCAGAAAAAAGACCCAAAATGGGCCAAGTTGTGCGCATGCTTGAGTCGGAGGAATATCCTATAGTAAGAGAGGTTAGTTTCTAATTGATCTTATTAGGCCTTCTATTATATAAGCTAGGACCAATTGCACCCAACAATTACTCAGCACAATTTACCCAATTTCTTACACATGATGCACGGTTTTAGATAATCAGATTAAGACACTTTAGATCGTTGAGATACATCTAACGACTAGTATATACCATTGATTCTAAACATCCAGGGTGTATTTTCTTCCATTATTACAACTTTTgtcatctttttctcttctgtACTAGTTATGTGTAACTTCTACATTTTGCTATATTTCAAAGGACCAGTGtgattaaacataaataaaacttttggaTTTTTAGGACCGAAGACACCATCGAAGAACTCAAGGAAGCATGGACATTGAGTCTCAGAAAGAATGTTCTGACACTGAGCGTAGTGATAATCCAGTTTCAAGGTCACATAGCAGGCAGACATAATCTCATTGTAAAATTCATATCCAGTATCAGAGGGGTTTATAATGCATCAGGATGACGGGgattaattcttaaattttttcttttcctttctcagCTGTTTACATTCTTGCCCTTGTCATAAAATTAGCTGTCAATATCTAGGCTGTGGAGATGGAGGATGGAGAGGGAGATGATATTTGATtctgttcttttcttttctttccttctttttttttttttaaattttttggcaCTAAATGTgtagatgaagaaaatgatttGTTTGTGTATGAAAGTGGTGTTGTGAAGAACCCAAAACTTTTGGGATATGTACAGAATTGATGAACATTGTCTGATGAAATGCTCTTCTTTCTGACTTTccatggggaaaaaaaaaaaaaataatagaaacagATACAGAAAAAAGAAGTCCATAATGCATTCATGATTGTATAGAAAAGATAGCTGGCCTGAGAGAATCCTTAAAAATTTTGGGGCCCTTTGCTTTAAAGTTTCCAGAAGATAAATGTCTGTCATGCAAATTGCTAAAAAGCATACGTGGGGACATAGAAAGTTCTGTAGAAATCACTTTCAACAGCAACATATTTTAATGGCTAATCCACTTTTAGTTTAAAGTCCTTTTCTTTACAACAAAAATGGATTTTGACTTGGACATGTTTTTAAGCTCTAAAAGCAGGATAAAACTAAGGACCACACATACATAAatgcatacatacatgcatgcatgctatctATAAACTTAAGAAATTTTGGGACCTAAATTTGAGCATATTTGATTGCTTTTGTATATTTCTTGttaagattgaaaaataaaacttgcGCCGGAGAGAATGGTtggttaaattatatgatgtgataatatatatttttttaaataaaaaattttccttgAGCATACAACACTATTACAAAagatatgttttataaaaaaattcagatttttgtttttgtaaattaCAGGTTTTAGTAAGACTCAGAATCTATAAGGTTAGTTTCAAATAGGAACTGAGctagatttcaaattttgatttttcaaatttttataggATATCCAAAATTGCTAAAAAGggtatttaaaatgagaatttttaatttaaatcaccttttaatggaatttttacttaaaaaattaaaaaaaaaaaaaacgtattTTTTACCATGTTGATGATCTTTGTATGTGGTATTGTTTGATGTCATTCTCTCTGGGCTTTTAGAGATTGGATATTCTCATTcgacattaattatttttagggGGCAGTCTAACACGGATAAGCTCAAAGGTTCCTAACACATGCCCCTAATCTTGTCATGCTGTGGGACAGTACGACTCATTTGGCAGACTTTGACATGACAAAACTTGCCATCCAACCGAATTggaggatattaattaaaaaaaaaaaatttatatatataaataaaatcataacttttttattatattaatataattattttttaattttattttatttttaaaaaatttttaaaattaataattgattagATTGATTGGCTGGTGGGCATAATTGGTTGGCCATGGCAGTCAACCAATCACCCAacccaaatatttaaaaaaatatttgattggtTAGGTGTTTAATTAAGTGGTCAACCATCCAAccaactaattttattaattagttgGGTGTTTACCCAATCGTCAATCACTTAGACAACCCTTTCATTGTCAAAGTTTAagaataatttcatatttttattttattttatctcatatCTTAGCCTTAATTAGGTGGAtgagttttatattttgattaaatgagTTTATATTTAGTTGGATGAATACAAAATTTAGAactattttagatattttatattttagattatatatttataattaaaaaaaactatatacacatatatgggtgagaaaatagattattttaattaatatcttcgAATTTGGCCCAATATGAGCTCCTGGCCTTGTCTAGTTacaattcttaaataaaaatataattatttaattgatcaaaatagtcaatttttcatttaaaatgtttctttttacCCTTGACACTGCTGTaattaaattcacaaaattaaaaaaaaaagaaagaaaaatgcttttaataccaaaattcaACATGATAGTAATTACCTTGTAGTTTATTGAATAATCTTGATGATTGTTGATTTGAGTATACCTAACAATACATGCATtgcaatatttaataaattgaaacatatccttgattttcatattaaaaaaaaatcatgttttatatgaatatttaaacatgaggttatttaatatttaaaaaaactattttcagagtttaaaaacaatataaaacaaaatgccagtgaatttaataaaatttagtcatttacacatgaaaaattttaatattatatagtgGTGGACTGaagatacaatataaatatgtcaaattgtataaaagtaaaaatatggatgatcaattaaaaaaataacgaACTCTAAAAAGAGTCAGGGTCAGATTGTAgggattatttttcatatttttaatatattaaactaaaaaaattttatatctaaaaaggtattaaatattcatttttaagtGTATACATAATTCAGTTCCAATCATAAAACTAAACTGAATCGAATCGTTTGTAAATTACgatttagtttgtaaaatgatttggttttggttgaaatttttttaaatatttttttcagtttaggttaacatgtatattgtatatatatatttcatttaaaaccgaataaaactataaatcatattatatacacacaaaaaaaatgcatgacaaaaatttctaaaaaacaGCTAGgtgtacaacttatttttttttaatataaatttttgtcattttttttacatgtatattgtatatatatttcatgttttataaatatatatatatatatatatatatatatatatatatatatatatatatatatatatatatatatatatatatatatatatagaaatgacTGATTTCAAAGGTTTAAACTATGTTagtcaaattatgtatcaaaaacctaattttttatattgtgtattgtgtatcatattgtatgatacatcttttaaaaaataaaataataaaattatagttgaCATATcataatttggaaaaaaatatcacaaacaaccttaacatttaattttttttgcataTACACTGTTCTTACActgtcattttctctaaaaaagtgtatcgaTCTGTATCAGTAATATGTATCACACCTTATGGTacatatcattttcatcaataccatcatattgtattatatcgtatggTAGGTATCATGTATTGTAGTATATTGATAACTATGGT contains:
- the LOC123221380 gene encoding probable receptor-like protein kinase At5g18500, giving the protein MASDLNAELSKKIGVLGLKVWEVIGISVALFIIIILSVLSFCLTSRKKSRRAINNHPISQIPAVSKEIKEVRVEQVSTSDFVPRDGILLTIHDKLSDKESDKVLVHLGMGKGKNGDNSSQSGSFRHLDKDGGSQSGEDSGTYSVYKPSSSYPITAPSPLVGLPEFSHLGWGHWFTLRDLELATNRFSKDNVLGEGGYGVVYRGNLINGSPVAVKKILNNLGQAEKEFRVEVEAIGHVRHKNLVRLLGYCIEGTHRILVYEYVNNGNLEQWLHGAMRQHGYLTWEARIKVLLGTAKALAYLHEAIEPKVVHRDIKSSNILIDDDFNAKVSDFGLAKLLGAGKSHVTTRVMGTFGYVAPEYANTGLLNEKSDVYSFGVLLLEAITGRDPVDYGRPAHEVNLVDWLKMMVGSRRSEEVVDPNIAVRPSTRALKRALLTALRCVDPDSEKRPKMGQVVRMLESEEYPIVREDRRHHRRTQGSMDIESQKECSDTERSDNPVSRSHSRQT